From Deltaproteobacteria bacterium, one genomic window encodes:
- a CDS encoding DUF4038 domain-containing protein, translating into MRNPPRRRFGLGSVLLAASLMVMGSLPLPNPAQATTKPRLVQRRYLRVTSGSSASVKLLRPTTAGNLIVAYVVWDNNGSVSLTDSKGYAYASAVGPTQSSGDSTNAEIFYAQLVVGGTDTVTASFATAITTRGVLYVYEYSGIDWLTPFEAAVAASGSSSSMDSGVLTTAAVNSLLFTGGASNKLVTRAGQGYRTLSRTYGNLIADRVTAPAGSYNATGTQIGTSWIMQLAAFQAIGNDTAVPSVPTNLQASNVVSNAATIAWTASADDTGVAGYKVFRNRIQIATTTQTSYTDLGLAPLKTYSYAVAAYDGAGHVSARSTPALSVTTPSNPPPNTNTAYPLKVSANGRYLVDQNNVPVLLTGDSPQALTVNLSEAEADAFFADRQAAGFNVVWVNLLCATYTGGRADGSTYDGIVPFTTPNDLAMPNEAFFARVDHMLTLAAQHGLTVLLDPAETGSYLSVLSANGVTKARTYGRYLGTRYRSVDNIIWMSGNDFQSWQSPGDDAVVQAVARGIHDTDDRHIHTVELDYLVSGSLDDASWAPLIQLNASYTYYPTYAQVLADYNRANALPTFLVEANYEFEHNAADEGTPEILRRQAYWSLLSGAAGQLYGNRYTWPFSSGWQSNLDTPGSLQVSYVKFLFEARQWFNLIPDQAHTVVTAGYGTFADSGALGTNDYLTAARTPDGALVLAYLPTSRTITVNMATLGAPAYASWYDPSNGTFTPIAGSPLANSGARPFTPPGANSDGDGDWVLVLEATAVPPDTEAPSVPSGLSAPGATDTQITITWTPSTDNVAVAGYQLYRDGALIRTTAATTATDTGLTALTAYAYTVVAFDYANNASAPSAALNVTTAGPGPTFVQQSYAAPQSPQSVVSTTYASAQTAGDTNIVAIGWNDVTASITSVSDSAGNVYQPALATFRGNGMSQAIYYAANIAAAAAGSNQVTVHFDQAAVFVDLRITEYAGLRQSAPFIAGVSATGVGSSASTSPLAAASNNLLFAAGMTGATFSAPGTGYTSRVITAPDGDLVEDTIAASAGNYTATASLNSGTWVLQLATFAPPP; encoded by the coding sequence ATGCGTAACCCACCACGGAGACGATTCGGCTTGGGCAGCGTTCTGCTCGCAGCAAGTCTGATGGTGATGGGCTCGCTGCCGCTTCCGAACCCGGCGCAGGCGACGACGAAGCCGAGACTTGTTCAGCGAAGATATCTCCGCGTCACGTCGGGCAGCAGCGCCAGCGTGAAGTTGTTGCGGCCGACCACGGCCGGCAATCTGATCGTCGCCTACGTCGTGTGGGACAACAACGGTTCGGTGTCGCTGACTGATTCCAAAGGCTACGCCTACGCCAGTGCCGTCGGTCCGACGCAATCCAGCGGCGACAGTACCAACGCTGAGATTTTCTACGCGCAGCTCGTCGTCGGTGGAACCGACACGGTCACGGCGAGTTTCGCGACCGCGATCACCACTCGCGGTGTTCTCTACGTCTACGAGTACTCGGGTATTGACTGGCTCACGCCGTTCGAGGCAGCGGTTGCGGCTTCGGGGTCATCTTCGTCAATGGATAGCGGTGTCCTGACTACTGCGGCTGTCAATTCGCTGTTGTTCACCGGTGGCGCGTCCAACAAACTGGTGACGCGAGCGGGTCAAGGCTATCGGACTCTCTCTCGTACGTACGGCAACCTGATCGCCGACAGGGTCACTGCGCCGGCGGGCTCGTACAACGCCACCGGTACGCAGATCGGCACGTCCTGGATCATGCAACTAGCCGCGTTCCAGGCGATCGGCAATGACACGGCTGTGCCGAGCGTGCCGACGAATCTGCAAGCTTCGAACGTTGTCTCCAATGCGGCGACGATCGCTTGGACGGCGAGCGCCGACGATACCGGGGTCGCTGGCTACAAGGTGTTCAGAAACCGCATCCAGATCGCGACAACCACGCAGACCTCGTACACCGATCTCGGTCTCGCCCCCCTCAAGACCTATTCGTATGCTGTTGCCGCGTACGACGGTGCTGGTCACGTCTCGGCCAGAAGTACTCCGGCCCTGAGCGTCACGACGCCCAGCAACCCACCGCCGAACACGAACACCGCCTATCCGTTGAAGGTGAGCGCGAACGGGCGCTACCTGGTGGATCAGAATAACGTGCCGGTGTTGCTCACCGGGGATTCGCCGCAGGCGTTGACGGTCAATCTCTCCGAGGCCGAGGCCGACGCGTTTTTCGCCGACCGCCAAGCCGCGGGGTTCAATGTGGTCTGGGTCAACTTGCTCTGCGCCACCTACACCGGCGGACGCGCCGACGGCTCCACCTACGACGGCATCGTGCCGTTTACCACGCCCAACGATCTCGCCATGCCCAACGAGGCGTTCTTCGCGCGCGTTGACCATATGCTCACGCTGGCGGCGCAGCATGGCCTTACCGTGCTGCTCGATCCCGCCGAGACCGGCAGCTACTTGAGTGTGCTCAGCGCCAACGGTGTCACCAAGGCGCGCACCTATGGGCGCTACCTCGGCACGCGCTACCGCAGTGTCGACAACATCATCTGGATGAGCGGCAACGATTTCCAAAGCTGGCAGTCGCCCGGCGACGACGCGGTGGTGCAGGCAGTGGCGCGCGGTATCCACGACACCGACGACCGCCACATCCACACCGTGGAGTTGGACTACTTGGTCAGCGGCTCGCTCGATGACGCGAGTTGGGCGCCGCTGATCCAACTCAACGCGTCGTACACCTACTACCCGACCTACGCGCAGGTGCTGGCGGACTACAACCGCGCCAACGCGCTGCCGACGTTCCTGGTGGAGGCGAACTACGAGTTCGAACACAACGCCGCCGACGAGGGCACGCCCGAGATCCTACGCCGGCAGGCGTACTGGAGTTTGCTCAGCGGTGCGGCCGGCCAGCTCTACGGCAACCGCTACACCTGGCCGTTCAGCAGCGGCTGGCAGAGCAATCTCGATACGCCGGGCTCGTTGCAAGTGAGTTACGTGAAATTCCTGTTCGAAGCGCGGCAGTGGTTCAACCTGATTCCCGATCAGGCCCACACCGTGGTGACCGCGGGCTACGGGACGTTTGCCGACAGTGGCGCGCTCGGCACCAATGACTACCTGACGGCGGCGCGCACGCCCGATGGCGCGTTGGTGCTGGCGTACTTGCCGACGAGTCGCACCATCACGGTGAACATGGCGACGCTCGGCGCCCCGGCCTACGCGTCGTGGTACGACCCGAGCAACGGGACGTTCACTCCGATTGCCGGCTCGCCGCTGGCCAACAGCGGCGCGCGGCCCTTCACGCCGCCGGGCGCCAACAGCGATGGCGATGGGGACTGGGTGCTGGTGCTCGAAGCCACAGCGGTGCCGCCCGACACCGAGGCGCCGTCGGTGCCCAGCGGATTGTCGGCCCCAGGTGCGACCGACACGCAGATCACGATCACATGGACGCCGTCCACTGACAACGTGGCGGTGGCGGGCTATCAGCTCTATCGCGACGGCGCGTTGATCCGCACCACGGCGGCGACCACGGCGACCGACACGGGGCTCACGGCGTTGACGGCGTACGCCTACACGGTGGTCGCCTTCGACTACGCCAACAACGCCTCGGCGCCGTCGGCGGCGCTCAACGTCACGACGGCGGGCCCCGGTCCGACCTTCGTGCAGCAGAGCTACGCCGCACCGCAATCGCCGCAGAGTGTGGTGAGCACGACCTACGCGAGCGCGCAGACGGCGGGCGACACCAACATTGTGGCGATCGGCTGGAACGACGTGACCGCGAGCATCACGTCGGTGAGCGACAGCGCCGGCAACGTGTACCAGCCAGCGCTGGCGACGTTCCGTGGCAACGGCATGAGCCAAGCGATCTACTACGCGGCCAACATCGCGGCCGCGGCAGCGGGCAGCAATCAGGTGACAGTGCACTTCGACCAAGCCGCGGTGTTCGTCGATCTACGCATCACCGAGTACGCGGGCTTGCGTCAGAGCGCGCCGTTCATCGCCGGCGTCTCAGCCACCGGAGTCGGCAGCAGCGCCAGCACCAGCCCGCTCGCCGCTGCATCCAATAACTTGCTGTTCGCCGCCGGCATGACCGGCGCCACGTTCAGCGCGCCGGGGACTGGCTACACCAGCCGCGTCATCACCGCCCCCGACGGCGACCTCGTGGAAGACACCATCGCGGCATCGGCCGGCAACTACACCGCCACCGCGTCACTCAACAGCGGCACGTGGGTGCTGCAACTCGCGACCTTTGCACCGCCGCCGTAG
- a CDS encoding helix-turn-helix transcriptional regulator: MSQIDAQLVARRLREVVADEPKAFAYDIGVSLSALYNYLNGRVPSTEVLYRIAQYTGRPMEWFLAGMDAGAMQMAAQNGSNVTPLRAAVGY; encoded by the coding sequence ATGTCCCAGATTGATGCACAATTGGTCGCGCGGCGGCTGCGGGAGGTTGTGGCCGATGAGCCGAAGGCATTCGCCTACGATATCGGCGTCAGCCTGTCGGCGCTGTACAACTACCTCAACGGTCGCGTGCCTTCGACGGAAGTGCTGTACCGCATCGCTCAGTATACCGGCCGCCCCATGGAATGGTTCCTGGCCGGTATGGATGCCGGTGCGATGCAGATGGCCGCGCAGAATGGGAGCAATGTCACTCCGCTGCGCGCTGCCGTTGGGTACTGA
- a CDS encoding ferredoxin:thioredoxin reductase: protein MVEPSEKSLQRIKRFVANYCDKSGTTTHPDLEVTEAVVKGLAANSDTLGRPLCPCRFYPDKQAEVKHRTWICACDDMQIYKYCHCLLFVNAEGLPITEHLPADHEGRQIYGLVNDPTPDKGRPLRAQAEQREIERRTRPS, encoded by the coding sequence GTGGTGGAACCGAGCGAGAAGAGTTTGCAACGCATCAAAAGGTTCGTCGCCAACTACTGCGATAAGTCGGGGACCACTACGCATCCCGATCTCGAAGTGACCGAAGCCGTGGTGAAGGGTTTGGCGGCGAACTCCGACACGCTCGGCCGGCCGCTGTGTCCGTGCCGCTTCTATCCCGACAAACAAGCTGAGGTGAAGCACCGTACGTGGATTTGCGCGTGTGACGACATGCAGATTTACAAGTACTGCCATTGCTTGTTGTTCGTGAACGCAGAAGGCCTGCCGATCACGGAGCACCTGCCCGCCGATCACGAAGGCCGCCAGATCTACGGCTTGGTGAACGATCCGACGCCCGACAAGGGCCGTCCACTGCGCGCGCAGGCCGAGCAACGCGAGATTGAACGCCGCACCAGACCGTCGTAG
- the secA gene encoding preprotein translocase subunit SecA, giving the protein MIGLVKKIIGTKNDRELKRMRPSVEQINALEPTIQALSDRELQDKTTAFKARVQDVTNELRARLNDLRAQLRGESGAEGNDGDPETLRQLIDEQEKAIYAREREELDAILPEAFACVREASKRAIGLRHFDSQLIGGIVLHEGKIAEMKTGEGKTLVATLPLYLNALSGRGTHLVTVNDYLARRDVQWMGPIYHRLGLTLASSVHDTSFLFDPTYVVKDYRLLNLRPIERKDAYLADITYGTNHEFGFDYLRDNMKFSLDEYVQRELNFAIVDEVDNILIDEARTPLIISGPAEESTDKYYNIDRIIPRLKRGAVVRGDVRQEDRAEIESQGDFTVDEKSRNVVLTESGVAKIERMLSITNLYDPGQIGTLHHVNQALKAHTIFKRDVDYIVKDGQVIIVDEFTGRLMPGRRWSDGLHQAVEAKEGVRIERENQTLATITIQNYFRMYKKLAGMTGTADTESVEFKNIYKLDVVVVPPNRSMIRIDKPDVVYKTEREKFNAVIEDIVDSHERGQPVLVGTVSVEKSEHLAKLLKKEGVKHAVLNAVNHEAEANIIAQAGRHQAVTIATNMAGRGTDILLGGNPEFLARAELENEWVRRTASLPEGHHRYEDALQQLRERHEEAVQGALKKYQPLWEPDEQAQAKALDDLTAAHRVYLEAAFWRARRDYEAALARVVEADHIDAPTAHACEQAVANYGQALHEFDRVTGPHFGEEGQLRFQRGLDELRAVLSQNGAGDARAVAAARTPFERVRSDYERALQKVLTRSENEDDGYEAAVAAYAAGEQAYRDAEASYLEQRKPYEEAVAAAQSEYETTRKKYTKVVEDVREQIDAAPEEFRTRFDEAMEKYRTVCAEEREKVLAAGGLSIIGTERHESRRIDNQLRGRAGRQGDPGASRFYLSLEDDLLRIFGAERIQGLMTRLGMEEGEPIEHRLITRAVANAQSKVEAHNFDIRKHLLEYDDVMNKQREVIYARRREVLAGERLRDTVLGMMEEIAAGLVAQYSNKELAPEEWDWQVLDDACFKQFNLRPNFGVDERHGFTVERLEQALIERVRAVYEERERAFTPPVQRHLEKLVLLQTIDALWKDHLLAMDHLKEGIGLRGYAQKNPLQEYQKEGFEMFEAIMVQIQVDAIEKIFTVQIAREEDVARLEQQRRPQPARMVMSGGAAAAPSKPRPAQQEDKVGRNDPCPCGSGKKYKKCHGT; this is encoded by the coding sequence ATGATTGGACTCGTTAAGAAGATCATCGGCACCAAGAACGACCGCGAGCTCAAACGTATGCGGCCGTCCGTTGAGCAGATCAATGCGCTCGAGCCGACCATCCAGGCGCTCAGCGACCGAGAGCTGCAAGACAAGACCACCGCCTTCAAAGCGCGAGTGCAGGACGTGACCAACGAGTTGCGTGCCCGCCTCAACGATCTGCGTGCGCAATTGCGCGGCGAGTCCGGCGCTGAAGGCAACGACGGCGACCCGGAAACGCTGCGCCAACTGATCGACGAGCAAGAGAAGGCGATCTACGCCCGCGAGCGCGAAGAACTCGACGCGATCCTCCCCGAAGCCTTTGCCTGCGTCCGCGAGGCCTCGAAGCGCGCGATTGGCTTGCGCCACTTCGACAGCCAACTGATCGGCGGCATCGTCTTGCACGAAGGCAAGATCGCCGAGATGAAGACCGGCGAGGGGAAGACCCTGGTCGCCACCTTGCCGCTCTACCTCAACGCCCTCAGCGGCCGCGGCACGCACCTGGTCACCGTCAACGACTACCTGGCCCGCCGCGACGTGCAGTGGATGGGACCGATCTACCACAGGCTCGGTCTGACCCTGGCGTCGAGCGTTCACGACACCAGCTTTCTGTTCGATCCGACCTACGTCGTGAAGGACTATCGGCTGCTCAACTTGCGCCCGATCGAACGCAAGGATGCGTACCTCGCCGACATCACCTACGGGACCAATCACGAGTTCGGCTTCGACTACCTGCGCGACAATATGAAGTTCAGCCTCGACGAGTACGTCCAGCGCGAGCTGAACTTCGCCATCGTCGACGAGGTCGACAACATCCTGATCGACGAGGCGCGCACGCCGCTGATCATTTCGGGGCCCGCCGAAGAGTCCACCGACAAGTACTACAACATCGATCGCATCATCCCGCGGTTGAAGCGCGGCGCGGTGGTGCGCGGCGATGTCCGCCAAGAGGATCGTGCAGAGATCGAGTCGCAAGGCGACTTCACCGTCGACGAGAAGAGCCGCAACGTCGTGCTGACCGAGAGCGGCGTCGCCAAGATCGAGCGCATGCTCAGCATCACCAACCTTTACGATCCAGGACAGATCGGCACGCTGCACCACGTCAACCAGGCACTCAAGGCGCACACCATCTTCAAGCGCGACGTCGACTACATCGTCAAGGACGGCCAGGTCATCATCGTCGACGAGTTCACCGGCCGCTTGATGCCGGGGCGGCGCTGGTCCGACGGGCTTCATCAGGCCGTCGAGGCGAAGGAGGGCGTGCGCATCGAGCGCGAGAACCAGACCCTCGCCACCATCACCATCCAGAACTACTTCCGCATGTACAAGAAGCTGGCCGGCATGACCGGAACCGCCGACACGGAATCGGTCGAGTTCAAGAACATCTACAAGCTCGATGTCGTCGTGGTGCCGCCCAACCGATCGATGATCCGCATCGACAAGCCCGACGTGGTCTACAAGACCGAACGCGAGAAGTTCAACGCGGTGATCGAGGATATTGTCGACTCGCATGAGCGTGGTCAGCCGGTGCTCGTCGGCACGGTGTCGGTCGAGAAGTCCGAGCACCTCGCCAAGCTGTTGAAAAAGGAAGGCGTGAAGCACGCCGTGCTCAACGCGGTGAACCATGAGGCGGAAGCCAACATCATTGCGCAAGCGGGCCGCCACCAAGCCGTGACGATCGCGACCAACATGGCCGGTCGTGGCACCGACATTTTGCTCGGCGGCAATCCGGAGTTCCTCGCCCGCGCCGAGTTGGAGAACGAGTGGGTGCGGCGCACCGCGTCGTTGCCGGAAGGGCATCACCGCTACGAAGATGCCCTGCAGCAGTTGCGCGAGCGTCACGAAGAGGCGGTGCAAGGCGCGTTGAAGAAGTATCAGCCGCTGTGGGAGCCCGATGAACAGGCCCAAGCGAAAGCGCTCGACGATCTGACTGCGGCGCATCGCGTGTATCTCGAGGCGGCGTTCTGGCGCGCTCGCCGCGATTACGAGGCGGCTCTTGCCCGCGTAGTGGAGGCCGACCACATCGATGCACCCACCGCCCACGCCTGCGAGCAAGCCGTCGCCAACTATGGGCAGGCGCTGCACGAGTTCGATCGCGTCACCGGCCCCCACTTCGGCGAAGAAGGCCAGTTACGCTTTCAGCGCGGATTGGACGAGCTGCGCGCGGTTTTGTCGCAGAACGGTGCCGGCGACGCGCGCGCGGTGGCCGCCGCACGCACCCCGTTCGAACGCGTGCGCAGCGACTACGAACGCGCGTTGCAGAAAGTACTCACGCGCAGCGAGAACGAGGACGACGGCTACGAAGCCGCCGTCGCGGCGTACGCGGCGGGCGAGCAAGCGTACAGAGACGCCGAAGCGTCCTACCTCGAGCAGCGCAAGCCGTATGAAGAAGCGGTAGCCGCGGCCCAGAGCGAGTACGAGACGACGCGGAAGAAGTACACCAAGGTCGTCGAGGACGTGCGCGAGCAGATCGACGCGGCTCCCGAAGAGTTTCGCACGCGTTTCGACGAAGCGATGGAGAAGTACCGCACGGTGTGCGCCGAAGAACGCGAGAAGGTGCTCGCGGCCGGCGGACTCTCGATCATCGGCACCGAGCGACACGAGAGCCGGCGCATCGACAATCAGCTGCGCGGCCGCGCCGGCCGCCAGGGCGATCCCGGCGCGTCCCGCTTTTACCTCTCGCTCGAAGACGACCTCCTGCGCATCTTCGGCGCTGAGCGGATCCAAGGCTTGATGACGCGCCTCGGCATGGAAGAAGGCGAGCCGATCGAGCATCGACTCATCACGCGCGCGGTTGCTAACGCGCAGAGCAAGGTCGAGGCTCACAACTTCGACATCCGCAAACACTTGCTCGAGTACGACGACGTGATGAACAAGCAGCGCGAGGTCATCTACGCGCGCCGCCGCGAGGTGCTCGCGGGCGAACGGCTGCGCGACACCGTGCTCGGCATGATGGAAGAGATCGCCGCCGGCCTCGTCGCGCAGTACAGCAACAAGGAGCTGGCACCCGAAGAATGGGACTGGCAGGTTCTCGACGACGCGTGCTTCAAGCAGTTCAACCTCCGTCCGAACTTCGGCGTCGACGAGCGGCACGGGTTCACGGTCGAGCGCTTGGAACAGGCGCTGATCGAGCGGGTGCGGGCGGTGTACGAAGAGCGTGAGCGCGCGTTCACGCCGCCGGTGCAAAGGCATCTGGAGAAACTGGTCCTGCTGCAGACCATCGATGCCTTGTGGAAGGATCATCTGCTGGCGATGGATCATCTCAAGGAGGGCATCGGCCTTCGCGGCTACGCGCAGAAGAATCCACTGCAGGAATATCAGAAGGAAGGCTTCGAGATGTTCGAGGCCATCATGGTGCAGATCCAGGTCGATGCGATCGAGAAAATCTTCACCGTGCAGATTGCGCGCGAAGAGGATGTTGCGCGCTTGGAGCAGCAACGCCGCCCGCAACCCGCCCGCATGGTGATGAGTGGCGGTGCGGCCGCCGCGCCCTCCAAGCCGCGTCCCGCGCAGCAGGAAGACAAAGTCGGCCGCAACGACCCCTGCCCCTGCGGCAGCGGCAAGAAGTACAAGAAGTGCCACGGTACGTGA
- a CDS encoding cyclic nucleotide-binding domain-containing protein, whose translation MTDRADPELLAGLRHLPLFVDLPVELLELVAARARRRTVESGAVLCTAGEPGNEFFVVSAGVVHIVAPTARGDEVVAELGPGEWFGEMALITGEPRSATVIAASDATVLVLARSDFQQILAQLPAVGLALSHVLSRRLRAHLQRRHNRERPGAIAAVTASPSAPDTMLLLNIAAALGDEAGIPVAIVDHVSKRVSEWPVVDGVTVLADGVLDPAMLRAAHPLLIIWVAASDARTPALTRQVDAVWALDDGAAQLLESIDVSFARVRCESDAVTADPCEIQLVPAEMTRAAITRTQPRSAAAVGLRRFARRVLGRRVGLALSAGGAKGLAHVGALRCFERAGLEFDLFAGTSMGGIVGGLIAAGRTSASLLTSFQGFTRNIRRTLLDFTLPEVSLLRGEKKRRAIREQTGERQIQDLVLPFWTVAADLVTGHEVVFGHGPLWQALDATSAIPAVFPPVALHDQVLVDGWVVNPLPADILRREGADIVIAVDTSAGVDPTVRTEQHGNALQRLRHRLANPAIVRVVLRAMEVGARERTLANLALVDVAVQPDLTAFSVADVQHVDEIVERGEAAAEAALPAIRAAMQRRLA comes from the coding sequence GTGACCGATCGTGCCGACCCCGAATTGCTCGCCGGGTTGCGGCATTTGCCGCTGTTCGTCGATCTGCCCGTCGAGTTGCTCGAGTTGGTTGCGGCTCGCGCCCGTCGCCGCACGGTCGAGAGCGGTGCAGTGCTGTGTACAGCCGGTGAACCGGGCAACGAGTTCTTCGTCGTTTCAGCCGGCGTGGTCCACATCGTGGCGCCGACGGCGCGCGGCGACGAGGTCGTTGCCGAATTAGGGCCCGGTGAATGGTTCGGCGAAATGGCGCTGATCACCGGCGAGCCGCGTTCAGCCACCGTGATCGCCGCGAGTGACGCCACTGTGCTAGTGCTCGCTCGCAGCGATTTTCAACAGATCCTGGCGCAACTGCCTGCCGTCGGCCTGGCCTTGAGCCACGTGCTCAGCCGGCGTCTGCGCGCGCATCTGCAGCGGCGGCACAACCGCGAGCGGCCGGGAGCAATCGCCGCTGTCACCGCCTCGCCAAGTGCGCCGGATACCATGCTGCTGCTGAACATTGCCGCCGCGTTGGGCGACGAGGCGGGCATCCCCGTGGCCATCGTCGATCATGTCTCCAAGCGCGTGTCCGAGTGGCCTGTTGTGGACGGAGTCACGGTTCTTGCGGATGGCGTGCTCGATCCGGCTATGCTGCGCGCGGCGCACCCGTTGTTGATCATCTGGGTTGCGGCGAGCGATGCCCGCACGCCCGCGCTGACTCGGCAAGTCGATGCGGTGTGGGCACTCGACGACGGTGCGGCGCAACTGCTCGAAAGCATCGACGTGTCTTTCGCGCGCGTGCGTTGCGAGAGCGATGCGGTGACCGCTGATCCCTGCGAGATCCAACTGGTTCCGGCGGAGATGACGAGGGCGGCAATCACCCGCACGCAGCCGAGGTCAGCCGCGGCAGTCGGACTGCGACGTTTCGCCCGGCGCGTGCTGGGTCGCCGTGTCGGTCTGGCGCTCAGTGCAGGCGGAGCGAAGGGTTTGGCGCACGTTGGCGCGCTGCGCTGTTTCGAGCGCGCCGGGTTGGAGTTCGATCTGTTCGCCGGCACCAGCATGGGGGGTATCGTCGGCGGACTGATTGCGGCCGGCCGCACCAGCGCGTCGTTGTTGACGAGCTTTCAGGGGTTCACCCGCAACATCCGACGCACGCTGCTCGATTTCACACTGCCCGAGGTGTCGCTGTTGCGCGGCGAGAAAAAACGCCGAGCGATTCGTGAACAAACCGGCGAGCGCCAGATTCAGGATCTGGTGCTGCCATTTTGGACGGTGGCGGCGGATCTCGTGACGGGCCACGAAGTCGTGTTCGGCCACGGCCCGCTGTGGCAAGCCCTCGATGCGACCAGTGCGATCCCCGCCGTGTTTCCGCCGGTGGCCCTCCATGATCAGGTCCTCGTCGACGGCTGGGTGGTGAACCCGTTGCCCGCTGACATCCTGCGCCGGGAAGGGGCCGACATCGTGATCGCGGTCGACACCTCGGCCGGCGTCGACCCGACAGTGCGAACGGAGCAACACGGCAACGCGTTGCAGAGGTTGCGGCACCGGCTTGCGAATCCTGCCATCGTGCGAGTGGTTCTGCGGGCGATGGAGGTGGGCGCGCGCGAGCGCACGCTGGCGAATTTGGCACTGGTCGACGTCGCGGTGCAGCCGGACCTCACCGCCTTCTCGGTCGCGGATGTGCAGCACGTTGACGAGATCGTCGAGCGCGGCGAAGCGGCGGCAGAAGCCGCCTTGCCGGCGATTCGTGCGGCGATGCAACGCCGGCTAGCGTAG
- a CDS encoding FecR domain-containing protein — protein sequence MTRATASGKQRRATLLGVLGVFTVHALLLVSRAAWAQEVGTVAEVEGTAEIGRGGRWSPASVGTAVQFKDALRTGHPGRVRVVFQDDTVLNIGDDSHLVLDEQVFDPAQGTYRSVIHMIKGRVRALVSEYYKQPHARYHIDTPTAVSGVRGTEFIVSYDAATEVTEVVGITGRVEVTSPLDPTHHGVFVTAQEITSVARGKFATPPTRLSDTIFRQYLKGLEFIGGGHAESLSAASPLLTGSAIPRSDRSAAFEPPAAVAGAAPGGRPNASHDASDLLHQPPGIVRALQNGNGDLGVRF from the coding sequence ATGACGCGGGCCACAGCTTCGGGCAAACAACGACGCGCGACCCTGCTGGGCGTCCTGGGTGTCTTCACGGTTCACGCCCTGCTGTTGGTGTCGCGCGCCGCGTGGGCGCAGGAGGTCGGAACAGTCGCGGAGGTCGAGGGCACGGCCGAGATCGGACGCGGCGGGCGATGGAGCCCGGCCAGCGTCGGCACGGCCGTGCAGTTCAAGGACGCATTGCGCACCGGGCACCCGGGGCGCGTCCGCGTGGTGTTTCAAGACGACACCGTGCTCAACATCGGCGACGACTCGCACCTGGTGCTCGACGAGCAAGTGTTCGACCCGGCTCAGGGTACCTATCGCTCGGTGATCCACATGATCAAGGGGCGCGTCCGCGCACTGGTCAGCGAGTACTACAAGCAACCACACGCGCGCTACCACATCGACACGCCGACGGCGGTGTCGGGCGTGCGCGGGACCGAGTTCATCGTTTCATATGACGCTGCGACGGAGGTCACCGAGGTGGTTGGCATCACCGGACGCGTCGAGGTCACCAGCCCGCTCGATCCCACGCACCATGGTGTCTTCGTCACCGCGCAGGAGATCACCAGCGTCGCGCGCGGCAAGTTCGCTACGCCACCGACGCGTCTGAGCGACACCATCTTTCGCCAGTATCTGAAGGGTCTGGAGTTCATCGGCGGCGGTCACGCGGAAAGTCTGAGCGCGGCCAGTCCGTTACTGACCGGAAGCGCGATCCCGCGCTCCGATCGCAGCGCTGCGTTCGAACCGCCGGCCGCAGTTGCCGGCGCGGCCCCCGGGGGTCGCCCCAACGCTAGTCACGATGCCAGCGATCTGTTGCATCAACCGCCCGGCATTGTGCGCGCGCTGCAAAACGGCAACGGCGACCTGGGCGTGCGATTCTAG